The following DNA comes from Shinella zoogloeoides.
TGATGCTGACATATTTCAGCACTGCATTGGCAAGCGCAGCGGATTCTTCCGAGATTCGCAGTTCCTGCTGGGCATCCGGCGATCTGTCGGAGGACGTGGTCGCGATAGCACGGCAGGAAAGCCGGTGGTCCTGCGGCACCCGGGAATTCTCCATCGATGCCGAGCGCGTGCTGCTCCGCTTCGACATCACACCCGACAATGCCCTTCCCCGATATCTCCTCTCAAGGCGAAGTGCACTTGAAACGATGCATCTTCTGGCGATCGATAAGGAGGGCGCGGTCCGGCAAACTTCCGTTCCCGCGGCCGCCCTGCCCAGTTCGCTGGCTGGCGGGTACTTCAAGGCCTCCCTGCCGGAGGTGACGCGCGAGACCGCGCATGTCGTCGTCGCGATCGACCTGCCGAGCCATCGGATGACGCTGGAGGGGGCCTATCTTGCCCCGACGGATCCGGCCGTTGACACGGGTGACATGCGGTTCCTGCTGGTCCTGGCAGGGCTTGCGGGCATGCTCGTCATGCCCCTTATCTTCAACGCAGCGTTCTACCGGGCCCTGCGCGAATCTTTCGTTCTCTGGCACTCGGCCCTCACGCTTTCGCTGCTGATGACCGTTCTGGTTTCATCCGGCCTGTCAGTCGTGCTTTTCGATCCTCCGGCGATGACGTTGAGCTGGATGACGACATTGATCTTCGGGATGACGGTCGGGTCGGGAGCGATGTTCACCCACAGCTTCATCGAGCCAGGATTGATGCATCCGCTCCTGCGGCGTCTGCTACCCTATTGCGCGGTGTGGGCGATATGCCTGAGCGTGTTTCATGCGGCGTTTCCCTTCGTTGCGCGCCCCATGCAGGCGAGCGCCTACACGGCGGCGTTTGCGCCGATCCTCGGTATCTTCATATTGTCCATGATCGATTCTCTGCGTCGCGGAAGCCGCGCCGCGAGGTATCAGGCGATAGGCTACACGCCGATAATCGTGGTCGGGCTGGTTCGTCTGGTGACGGGTGTTGTTCCCTGGCTGCACAGCACTGACGCCATGTTCCTGTTCTATGTGGGTTGCGCGTGTGAAGTCCTTTTCACGACGCTTGGCGTGGCAGAGCGCTTCGTCACCATGAAGCGCGAGCGGGACCGCGCACGCAACGAAGCCGAGCTGCTCGAACGGCTGTCCGAAACGGATGCGTTGACGGGTTTGTTCA
Coding sequences within:
- a CDS encoding diguanylate cyclase, with product MAFLLLVMLTYFSTALASAADSSEIRSSCWASGDLSEDVVAIARQESRWSCGTREFSIDAERVLLRFDITPDNALPRYLLSRRSALETMHLLAIDKEGAVRQTSVPAAALPSSLAGGYFKASLPEVTRETAHVVVAIDLPSHRMTLEGAYLAPTDPAVDTGDMRFLLVLAGLAGMLVMPLIFNAAFYRALRESFVLWHSALTLSLLMTVLVSSGLSVVLFDPPAMTLSWMTTLIFGMTVGSGAMFTHSFIEPGLMHPLLRRLLPYCAVWAICLSVFHAAFPFVARPMQASAYTAAFAPILGIFILSMIDSLRRGSRAARYQAIGYTPIIVVGLVRLVTGVVPWLHSTDAMFLFYVGCACEVLFTTLGVAERFVTMKRERDRARNEAELLERLSETDALTGLFNRRAIERQFEQLRGEGFAALAVIDLDHFKAINDVNGHGVGDEVLKAVGSALQASPDVRAYRLGGEEFVLLLRGDDAEAQAELRRQAIPAIVAHAVSGLGRPVTASMGVTNIFGSEGFAALYERADKLLYEAKSAGRNRTRSAIKATPALVSFPNDQAMIA